The Drosophila innubila isolate TH190305 chromosome 3R unlocalized genomic scaffold, UK_Dinn_1.0 2_E_3R, whole genome shotgun sequence genome has a segment encoding these proteins:
- the LOC117791805 gene encoding uncharacterized protein LOC117791805, protein MLCLHVVLFLLGLLAFSRADTLVQLHVNRPYNDVNEKFVSFAVRPEDMYDALDGKNRKAVTSMAALLGDAYVKFIGDFYFATNAPTRLRNPTKIIWKGFNRWTRAVNWTMIIPVPYAPDEWDSMHTLKILNTSYMVGITDCIWQLGTDFGTSRAKDYVQELSTLKLMTDTFSPYVDSWQVMGADISAGSSAEETRKYVDMSKDLNAAFGWTQPANMLPTTSLGSYIYDSDPALRTLQQQRVPLWLTLPEERSAAQSISKRLMGDETTDALRWAQTLGDVASGGFDVIFKRMSLEDFERPNFSYYVTALFKKVMGSRVFPARPLNVLAPSNKLYTHCANAVSGGLAFMVVNTEEQPTTITVKSLSRLSSSDIWEYVLTAQDGRVRLNNQKLSLNYTLRPLVKPKDASKTLQLITPSMSVGFWVLPSVNLEHCQYTEIEADDANAEASSESRRSSGYSSADRLLQRLIEETAVSRGSLQSTINRNRRFVLDNPETAAPGSLLGKLLQPFNVPQEKAATGTGSAVKRQVTDKVKSKSQSVRPYEAMTWLRQVIEQSRDVAQLQRQRHRRSRRSPSEYSGPYFYNRHGKKTALTKKITEIRKPERKIKPLFDLAEFDEEEFFKKMGEQPEPPPYSRLPEGDVHLKHIESPDGEESEMQPDSEQVSFIKKRRPAVRRQMKIVQRSQEDSVEEEPEVPKEQERSKLRLLPTEFFEALPAPVSKHGKRLNLGATLNSLLFPEPFSSKGSISKSQSKLESDADPDSEPDVDPVKGDGNKKRSAKEDHVASDFLQAQRELGKHFLSHINEHEQGLPLGDENGREQSHEADSLESDLKPRAPIKQLQSNDHEEDFFGAKKMERAPVPAPKRLTKKISDESITSWWDMPALRRRRALPFSYSGEALGSNAIDKDDRMEFLPLGRNMFYEYKVDLSTEMPSKKSTESEVMKINSKRTPTTTCQKVTLSDKIVTTVKSKVSKFMSIISRHMNEWYNTLAKHLETDVGKSSSSSSGGENAI, encoded by the exons atgttgtgtCTACATGTGGTGCTATTTCTACTGGGATTGTTGGCTTTTTCTCGAGCGGATACCTTGGTGCAGCTCCATGTGAATCGTCCCTACAATGATGTCAACGAGAAGTTCGTGAGCTTCGCTGTGAGGCCTGAGGATATGTACGATGCTCTCGATGGGAAGAATCGTAAAGCTGTCACTAGCATGGCTGCACTGCTTGGAGATGCCTATGTCAAGTTCATTGGTGACTTCTATTTTGCCACCAATGCGCCGACACGTCTCCGTAATCCCACCAAGATCATTTGGAAGGGATTCAATCGCTGGACACG CGCCGTCAATTGGACGATGATTATTCCGGTGCCTTACGCTCCGGATGAGTGGGATTCCATGCACACTCTCAAGATTCTGAACACCTCCTATATGGTGGGAATTACGGACTGCATCTGGCAGCTTGGCACCGACTTTGGCACATCGCGGGCGAAGGATTACGTGCAGGAGCTGAGCACATTGAAGCTTATGACGGACACCTTCAGTCCCTACGTGGATAGCTGGCAAGTGATGGGTGCGGATATCTCAGCTGGCAGCAGCGCTGAGGAGACTCGCAAATATGTGGACATGTCCAAGGATTTGAACGCGGCTTTCGGCTGGACACA GCCCGCCAATATGCTGCCCACAACTAGTCTCGGTAGCTACATTTACGACAGCGATCCGGCATTGAGgacactgcaacaacaacgagtgcCACTTTGGTTGACGTTACCGGAAGAGCGTTCAGCGGCGCAGTCCATAAGCAAGCGGTTGATGGGAGACGAGACGACGGATGCTCTGCGCTGGGCACAGACACTGGGAGATGTGGCGAGCGGCGGCTTCGATGTGATCTTCAAGCGGATGAGCCTTGAGGACTTTGAGAGGCCCAATTTCAGTTACTATGTGACCGCACTCTTCAAGAAGGTTATGGGATCCAGGGTCTTTCCAGCGAGACCTCTGAATGTGCTTGCTCCGAGCAATAAACTGTATACACACTGTGCGAACGCGGTGTCTGGAGGATTAGCTTTCATGGTGGTCAACACGGAGGAGCAACCCACCACGATAACTGTTAAGAGTCTGAGTCGTCTATCTAGCAGTGACATTTGGGAATATGTCTTAACTGCCCAGGATGGTCGGGTGCGTCTGAACAACCAGAAACTGTCGCTCAACTACACTCTTCGTCCTCTGGTCAAGCCGAAGGATGCCAGTAAGACTCTGCAGCTGATCACGCCCAGCATGTCCGTGGGATTCTGGGTGCTCCCGAGTGTCAATCTTGAGCATTGTCAATATACTGAAATCGAAGCGGACGATGCCAATGCGGAGGCCTCATCCGAGAGTCGCCGTTCCAGCGGATACAGCTCAGCTGATCGCCTCTTGCAGCGACTGATCGAGGAGACCGCCGTGTCACGAGGATCGCTCCAAAGTACCATTAACCGCAATCGCCGTTTTGTCCTAGATAATCCAGAGACGGCAGCTCCCGGATCGCTGCTCGGTAAGTTGTTGCAGCCCTTCAATGTGCCACAAGAGAAGGCAGCGACAGGTACAGGGAGCGCTGTTAAGCGACAGGTGACAGATAAGGTGAAGTCCAAGTCCCAGTCGGTGCGTCCTTATGAGGCAATGACCTGGCTAAGACAAGTTATAGAGCAGAGCCGGGATGTGGCACAGttacagcgacaacgacaccGCCGGAGCAGACGAAGTCCCTCGGAATACAGTGGTCCCTACTTCTACAATAGACATGGCAAAAAGACGGCGCTGACCAAGAAGATAACAGAGATACGTAAGCCAGAGCGTAAGATTAAACCGCTCTTCGATCTCGCTGAGTTTGACGAAGAGGAGTTTTTCAAGAAAATGGGTGAGCAGCCGGAGCCACCACCGTATTCCCGACTTCCCGAGGGAGATGTCCATCTCAAGCACATTGAGTCGCCAGATGGCGAAGAGAGCGAGATGCAGCCGGACTCCGAACAGGTCAGTTTCATTAAAAAACGCCGACCAGCCGTAAGGAGACAGATGAAAATTGTTCAACGCTCGCAAGAAGACAGTGTGGAAGAAGAGCCGGAAGTTCCCAAGGAGCAGGAGCGAAGCAAGTTGCGTCTGCTGCCCACGGAATTCTTCGAGGCATTGCCTGCACCCGTGTCCAAGCATGGCAAACGCTTGAATCTGGGTGCCACACTAAATTCGCTTCTGTTTCCCGAACCTTTCTCAAGCAAGGGATCTATAAGCAAGAGTCAGAGCAAGCTGGAGTCAGATGCTGACCCGGATTCTGAGCCGGATGTGGACCCTGTCAAAGGAGACGGCAACAAAAAGCGATCAGCCAAGGAAGATCATGTGGCCAGCGACTTTCTGCAGGCACAGCGAGAGCTTGGAAAACACTTCCTCAGTCACATTAACGAGCACGAGCAAGGATTGCCGTTGGGTGATGAGAATGGACGGGAACAGTCACATGAGGCTGACTCTTTGGAGAGTGATCTCAAGCCCCGAGCGCCCATAAAGCAGCTCCAATCCAATGACCATGAAGAGGATTTCTTTGGAGCCAAGAAGATGGAGAGAGCGCCCGTTCCGGCACCTAAAAGGCTGACTAAGAAGATCAGCGATGAGAGCATCACTTCCTGGTGGGATATGCCGGCACTAAGACGACGACGTGCCCTGCCTTTCAGCTATTCTGGCGAAGCCCTCGGATCCAATGCGATTGACAAGGACGATCGAATGGAGTTCTTGCCCCTGGGACGCAATATGTTCTATGAGTACAAAGTCGACTTGTCCACTGAAATGCCTTCCAAGAAATCCACAGAGTCCGAAGTCATGAAGATCAACAGTAAAAGAACTCCAACAACGACATGTCAAAAGGTCACGCTGTCGGACAAAATCGTCACCACGGTCAAATCCAAGGTCTCCAAGTTCATGAGCATAATCTCAAGACACATGAATGAGTGGTACAATACTTTGGCGAAACATTTGGAAACTGATGTCGGAAAGTCGAGCAGTTCTAGCAGCGGAGGCGAGAACGccatatag
- the LOC117791806 gene encoding V-type proton ATPase 116 kDa subunit a-like — protein sequence MWCSKLKGWACGSGPEDSIFRSEQMSLAQMFLQPEAAYETIAQLGEMGCVQFRDMNEGVTALQRKFVNEVRRCDELERKIRYATSELTKDGYKVVDLIEDFPPAPKPKEISELEMLLEKTETEIIELSANNVRLRTNFLELSEMIQVLQKTEQFFSDQESHNFDTNKRGTHRDPEQCDGSLGFIAGVIRREKMFAFERMLWRISRGNVLVRSCDMEEPIKDPRTGEMVYKSIFVVFFQGDQLQGRLRKVCTGFHASMYPCPSSHQERMDMIKSVQTRLEDLQVIINQTEDHRSCVLKAVMKQLPTWTAMIKKMKAIYHTLNMFNVDLGAKCLIGECWVPTRELEDVETVLAEASIALGSTIPTIFNILETKKTPPTYFRTNKFTYGFQVLIDAYGVASYREVNPGLYTCISFPFLFAVMFGDMGHGFLVFLLGLWMVLDEKRLLKTRAGEIWKILFGGRYIILLMGMFAMYTGFIYNDCFSKSFNIFGSHWALQYNRTTVLTNPALQLNPTTDQRGTYPMGIDPIWQSASNKIIFLNTYKMKLSIIFGVLHMIFGVCLSVENFVYFKKYAYIFLQFVPQVLFLLLLFGYMVFMMFYKWVQYSASTTDVADSPGCAPSVLIMFIDMILMKTEVPAAGCMPSMFPVQRQLETILFVLAIICIPWILLGMPLWITCKRKYRKNKVEQNFDTIMETIEITGKEVIITEMGDSHKKAPHSEEEEEEEEPMSEIWIHQAIHTVEYILSTISHTASYLRLWALSLAHAELSEVLWTMVLSEALQMSGYVGVIAVFIIFAIWVFFTIAIMVMMEGLSAFLHTLRLHWVEFMSKFYTGMGYEFQPLSFMAMLTADEED from the exons ATGTGGTGTAGCAAATTAAAAGGATGGGCTTGCGGCTCCGGCCCCGAGGACAGTATATTTCGCAGTGAACAGATGTCCTTGGCGCAGATGTTCCTGCAGCCGGAGGCGGCCTATGAGACCATCGCCCAGCTCGGTGAGATGGGCTGTGTGCAGTTCCGCGAT ATGAACGAGGGCGTCACCGCGCTGCAGCGCAAGTTCGTCAACGAGGTTCGCCGATGCGACGAGCTGGAGCGGAAGATTCGTTATGCAACGTCTGAACTTACTAAGGATGGTTATAAGGTGGTCGATCTGATTGAGGACTTTCCGCCAGCACCAAAGCCCAAGGAGATAAGCGAGCTGGAAATGCTTTTGGAgaagacggagacggagatcATCGAACTCTCTGCCAACAATGTTCGTTTGCGGACCAATTTTCTCGAGTTGTCCGAAATGATTCAGGTGCTTCAGAAAACCGAGCAGTTCTTTTCGGATCAGGAATCCCATAACTTTGATACCAATAAGCGTGGCACCCATAGAGATCCGGAACAATGTGACGGTAGCTTGGGATTTATCGCCGGCGTCATTCGCAGAGAGAAAATG TTCGCCTTTGAGAGGATGCTGTGGCGCATCTCGCGGGGAAATGTCCTGGTCCGAAGCTGCGATATGGAGGAACCTATCAAAGATCCGCGCACGGGTGAAATGGTCTATAAGAGCATCTTTGTGGTCTTCTTCCAGGGAGATCAGTTGCAGGGACGTTTGCGTAAAGTATGCACCGGTTTCCATGCCTCCATGTATCCCTGTCCAAGCTCGCATCAAGAACGCATGGATATGATTAAGAGTGTGCAAACACGCCTTGAGGATCTGCAGGTGATTATCAATCAGACTGAGGATCACCGTTCCTGTGTGCTGAAGGCCGTCATGAAGCAGCTGCCCACCTGGACAGCCATGATCAAGAAAATGAAGGCCATTTACCATACTCTGAACATGTTCAACGTGGATCTGGGCGCCAAGTGTCTGATTGGTGAGTGCTGGGTTCCAACTCGTGAGCTTGAGGATGTCGAGACTGTGCTAGCCGAGGCCTCCATAGCCTTGGGCAGCACCATTCCCACGATATTCAATATACTTGAGACGAAGAAAACGCCACCCACATATTTCCGGACCAACAAGTTCACATACGGATTCCAAGTGTTGATCGACGCCTACGGAGTTGCCAGCTACCGCGAAGTGAATCCAGGACTCTATACATGCATATCCTTCCCCTTTCTCTTTGCCGTTATGTTTGGTGACATGGGACACGGTTTTCTCGTCTTCCTGCTCGGCTTATGGATGGTCCTCGATGAAAAGCGTCTCTTGAAAACACGCGCTGGAGAGATTTGGAAGATTCTGTTCGGTGGTCGGTACATTATATTGTTGATGGGTATGTTTGCTATGTACACAGGGTTCATATACAACGATTGCTTCTCCAAGTCCTTCAACATCTTCGGCTCGCACTGGGCTCTGCAGTACAATCGAACTACAGTCCTTACGAATCCTGCGCTGCAATTGAATCCCACAACGGATCAACGTGGCACCTATCCCATGGGCATTGATCCAATCTGGCAATCGGCAAGCAATAAGATCATCTTCCTGAACACCTACAAGATGAAGCTGTCCATTATATTTGGTGTTCTGCACATGATCTTTGGCGTCTGTCTTTCCGTTGAGAATTTTGTGTACTTTAAGAAATATGCGTACATATTCCTGCAGTTTGTGCCCCAGGTCCTGTTCCTGTTACTCCTCTTCGGCTACATGGTCTTCATGATGTTCTACAAGTGGGTTCAATACTCAGCCAGTACCACGGACGTTGCGGACTCACCCGGTTGTGCACCGTCTGTTCTCATTATGTTTATCGACATGATATTGATGAAAACGGAAGTTCCCGCAGCAGGTTGCATGCCGTCCATGTTTCCTGTGCAGCGGCAGTTGGAAACAATTCTATTTGTTTTGGCCATTATTTGCATACCTTGGATTCTGCTGGGCATGCCCCTCTGGATTACATGCAAGCGCAAGTATAGG AAGAACAAGGTTGAACAGAATTTCGATACCATTATGGAGACTATTGAAATAACGGGCAAGGAAGTAATTATTACTGAAATGGGAGATTCCCATAAGAAGGCGCCGCACAgcgaggaggaagaggaggaggaagagccTATGAGTGAGATATGGATACACCAGGCAATCCACACCGTGGAGTACATTCTGAGTACCATCTCCCATACCGCCTCCTATCTACGTCTCTGGGCTTTATCCCTAGCCCACGCTG AGCTGTCCGAGGTACTGTGGACGATGGTGCTATCAGAGGCCTTGCAAATGAGCGGATACGTGGGTGTGATTGCCGTTTTCATCATATTTGCCATTTGGGTGTTCTTCACCATTGCCATCATGGTGATGATGGAAGGCTTGTCTGCCTTCCTGCATACACTGCGTCTGCATTGGGTGGAGTTCATGAGCAAATTCTATACGGGAATGGGCTATGAGTTCCAGCCGTTGAGCTTCATGGCCATGCTCACTGCTGACGAGGAGGACTAG